The following are encoded together in the Plasmodium brasilianum strain Bolivian I chromosome 10, whole genome shotgun sequence genome:
- a CDS encoding glutamine--fructose-6-phosphate aminotransferase [isomerizing] has translation MNSKFKVLLNKLLNKIGNDCASYKRKTSFKHFKDSLRSIVKNNSIEKRSTWGVNAIYCANIKPITHSCSSRRSSSSSSSSSSSSSSSSSRDSDGEMKEITNKCIMVDMRKRWKNSILQNCVGKYGILNGRSLFILIAICGLYEILNSSENKNKNRNDNENEKKKKKKNVPPFGLLNKAAHCCGIMAYVGNRDASKILIDGIEILQNRGYDSCGISTISNKNVLRTTKYASSSTSDAVEKLRINYMNNHKNDSIGIAHTRWATHGSKTDENAHPHMDYDERISIVHNGIIENYRELKNFLLKNKIPFKSNTDTEVVANLIGYYLDQKENFENAVVSTIKQLEGTWSFCIIHKDYPDQMILAANGSPLHIGFKDNEIFVASEHSALFMFTNEYISLKDGEILSINKNNIDDLKILKKVESIPEVIIQKTPHPFPHWTIKEIHEQSISLSKSLNNGGRFSILNNSVKLGGLDPYVEDLSKIENILLIGCGTSYYAALYAKYIMNYLNCFNTVQVIDPIDFNISVIPKEKEGIIFISQSGETRDVIKACKLADDLNLKKLSVINSVGSTIANMTGRGVYVNAGREVGVASTKCFTSEVSVLTLIALWFFQNKKNYISNNKISSLINSLHRLPLYADTTIKSCENICKLLSYKLSNAKSILIIGNGLSYPIALEGALKIKELTYIHSEGFTGSSLKHGPYALLGGEDNIPVIMLVFNDNTKTVMINTGEQIKSRGAHIICLTDDENLCKHFADDIILIPNNGLLTPLLGVIPLQMMAYYTSVNKGNNPDKPRCLAKTVTVS, from the coding sequence ATGAACTCCAAATTTAAAGTGTTACTAAACAAACTGCTGAACAAAATAGGAAATGATTGTGCAtcatataaaagaaaaacatcGTTCAAACATTTTAAGGATAGCTTACGTAgtattgttaaaaataatagcatCGAAAAGAGAAGTACATGGGGAGTAAATGCTATTTATTGCGCTAATATAAAACCCATTACGCATAGTTGTAGTAGTCGTagaagtagtagtagtagtagtagtagtagtagtagtagtagtagtagtagtagtagagACAGCGATGGTGAAATGAAagaaattacaaataaatgtattatggTGGACATGAGGAAAAGATGGAAAAATAGCATATTACAAAATTGTGTAGGAAAATATGGAATATTAAACGGAAGGTCTCTTTTTATATTGATAGCTATTTGTGGTTTGTATGAAATCCTGAACAGTtcggaaaataaaaacaagaaCAGAAACGATaacgaaaatgaaaaaaaaaaaaaaaaaaaaaatgttcctCCTTTTGGTTTGTTGAACAAGGCCGCACATTGTTGTGGGATTATGGCATATGTAGGTAACAGAGATGCctctaaaattttaatagaCGGAATTGAAATATTACAGAATAGAGGATATGATTCATGCGGTATTTCAACGATAAGTAACAAGAATGTATTAAGAACAACAAAATATGCAAGTAGTTCTACATCTGACGCTGTTGAAAAATTACGAATAAATTACATGAACaatcataaaaatgataGTATCGGAATTGCACACACAAGATGGGCAACACATGGGAGTAAAACAGATGAAAATGCACATCCACATATGGACTATGATGAAAGAATTAGTATTGTACATAATGGAATAATTGAAAATTATAGAGAACtgaaaaattttctattaaaaaacaaaataccATTTAAATCAAATACAGATACAGAAGTAGTAGCAAATTTAATAGGTTACTATTTAGAtcaaaaggaaaattttgaaaatgcTGTTGTGTCTACTATTAAACAGTTAGAAGGTACATGGAGTTTttgtataatacataaagATTATCCGGACCAAATGATTTTAGCTGCTAATGGATCGCCATTACATATAGGTTTTAAGGATAACGAAATTTTTGTTGCTTCGGAACATTCAGCTCTTTTTATGTTtacaaatgaatatatatctCTAAAGGATGGGGAAATACTTtcgataaataaaaacaatatagacgatttgaaaatattaaaaaaggtaGAGAGTATACCAGAAGTAATTATTCAGAAAACACCTCATCCATTTCCTCATTGGACTATTAAAGAAATACACGAACAGTCAATTAGTTTATCAAAATCTTTAAATAATGGTGGTAGATTTAGCATTCTAAATAATTCGGTTAAATTAGGTGGTTTAGATCCATATGTTGAAGATTTAtctaaaattgaaaatatattattaattggATGTGGGACTTCCTATTATGCTGCTTTATAtgctaaatatataatgaattacTTGAACTGCTTTAATACTGTTCAAGTTATAGATCCAATtgattttaatatatctgtTATACCCAAAGAAAAAGAGGGGATTATATTCATATCACAAAGTGGGGAAACTAGGGATGTAATAAAAGCATGCAAATTAGCAGATGatttgaatttaaaaaaattatctgtAATTAATTCTGTTGGGTCAACTATTGCTAATATGACTGGACGAGGTGTTTATGTAAATGCAGGTAGAGAAGTTGGTGTTGCATCAACAAAATGTTTTACATCTGAAGTATCTGTATTAACATTAATAGCTTTATggttttttcaaaataagaaaaattatatatctaataataaaattagttCTCTAATAAATTCTTTACATAGGCTACCATTATATGCAGATACGACTATTAAATCCtgtgaaaatatatgtaaattattatcatataaattGTCAAATGCTAAATCTATACTTATCATAGGAAATGGTTTAAGCTATCCTATAGCTTTAGAAGGAGccttaaaaattaaagaattaacatatatacattcggAGGGATTTACTGGAAGTTCACTAAAACATGGTCCTTATGCACTACTAGGTGGCGAAGATAATATACCCGTAATTATGCTTGTTTTTAATGATAATACAAAAACTGTCATGATTAATACAGGAGAACAAATTAAGTCAAGAGGTGCACATATCATTTGCTTAACTGATGATGAGAACCTGTGTAAACATTTTGCTGACGATATTATCCTAATTCCAAATAATGGTTTGTTAACTCCCCTACTGGGTGTAATACCACTGCAGATGATGGCATATTACACTAGTGTGAACAAAGGCAATAACCCGGATAAGCCGCGCTGCCTGGCCAAAACAGTTACAGTTTCGTAG